Within the Streptomyces sp. NBC_00353 genome, the region GTCGAAGGTGAGCACCGCGAGAGTCCGCGCGACCGTGTAGAGATCGGAGGCGACCGACGGGCCGACCTCCGCGACCTCCGGCGCCTGATAGCCCACCGTGCCGTAGATGGCCGACTCCTCGTCGTCCATCCTGCGCACCGCGCCCATGTCGATCAGCTTGAGCTGGTCCTCGGTCTGGATCGCGTTGTCGACCTTGAAGTCGCAGTACAGCAGATTGCGGCTGTGAAGATGGCCGAGCGCCTCCAGCGCCTCGATGCCGTAGGCGCAGGCCTGCTCGACCGGCAGCGGATCCCGCTTCCCGGTCGGGGTACGGCGCTCGTTCGCGATCTCCTTGAGCGCCTTGCCGCCGACGTACTCCATCACGATGTAGCCGTCGAGCGAGCCGGTGCGCTGGTCGAGATGCTCGACGAAGTTGTAGATCCGGACGATGTTGGAGTGCTCGATCTCGGCGAGGAAGCGGCGCTCCGAGATCGCGGCCGCCATGGCGTCCTGGTCACCGGTGTCCAGCAGGCCCTTGAGGACCACCCAGCGGTCCGAGACCGCACGGTCCACCGCGAGGTAGACCCAGCCGAGCCCGCCGTGCGCCAGACAGCCCGCCACCTCGTACTGGCCGTGCACGATGTCGCCGCCGTGCAGCTTCGGTACGAAGGAGTACGGGTGGCCGCACTTGGTGCAGAACCCCTCGGTCCGGCCCGGCCGTTCACCACGGGACCGGCCCACCGGGGCCCCGCAGTCGGAGCGCGAACAGAACCGTTTCCGCTCCGGCACCTCCGGGTTCTCCATCACCGCGGAGCGCGGATCGGGGCGCGGCACGTCCGGCACCTGCACCAGACCCGCGCCCAGCCGGTTGCGCCCGGACGCCCCCGTCGACGTCCCGGAGGAGCGCACCGACACCGAGCGGGACGTGGCGCTGCCCGACAGGGAGCGCGACAGCCGCCCCGACACCGAACGCCGGGAGGTCGACGAGCGGGCCGAGGAGCGCGAGGAGGCCCGGGACGACGCCCGCGAACCGCTCCGTGCCGAACTGCTGTTGCCGCCCTTGCCACTCGCACCGTTGGCCGCGATGCCGGTGGGCGGCGAGCTCACCATCCCCGTCGGCGAGACGACCGGAGCCAGACCGCAGGTGTTGCAGTACAGCTCACCGCCGCCCATGTCCTCGTAGTTGCCCTCGCACGCGGGGCGCTGGCACTGCGTACTCATGGTCTGTCCCCCTGTTCGCCCCGCCGCAGCAGCGGCCCGTTCACCCTGCCCGTACTCGTACGCCTGCTCATCGCCGGTCCTCCGGTGCGAACGGCCGGCGCGGGTTCAGCAGCTCCGCCACCGCCTCCTGATAGCGCAGCACCGCCTGCGCGGCGACCCGCAGATCGCACGGCGCGCTCCACAGCATGCGGCGCGCCGCGTCGTACCGCTCGATCAGTACCGGGTCCTCCGCCAGGCCGTGCCGGGCCACCTTCGCCTTGTACGCGTCCAGCCGGCCGCGCAGCTCCGCCCGGACCGCCAGCGGCGCGGTGACCGCCGTCAGCGACTCGCGGGCGCGCAGCAGTTCGTCCTCGGCCTCCCGCTCCAGGGACTCCAGCAGCGGTGACAGCCGGTGCCACTGGGCGTGCCTGCGGTACTCCGACGCGGCGGCCAGCCGCTCCTGGAGGGCCGTCGGCGGGCCACTGACCGCGGGCACCTCGGAGGCGGCGATCTTCGCCAGCACCTCGCCGCGCGCCGACCGGGCCTCGGCCAGCGTGCGGTCCGCGCGGGAGAGGATGTCGCGCAGCTGGACGAGGCGCTGCTCGGCGTCCTGCCGGACCGCGAGGACCGCCTCGATCTCCCGGCGCACGTCGTCCAGGGCGCGGGCCGCCCGGTCGTAGCGCGCCGTGTCCGGACGGCCGCCGCCGGGCGCCGCGCTGCCGGGGCCCGGCAGCCAGAACGCCAGCGGATCGGAGATCACCTGCACCCGCAGCGTGGTCAGCTCATGGGTGATCGACTCCAGGTCGTCGCCCGCCGGATGCTCCCCGGGCCGTACGCCGACGGAGTGCGCCAGCGAACGCGTACGGCGCAGCTCGGCGGCGAGCAGATCTATCCGGGCGGGCAGCGCGGACCATACGGAGTCGGAGGCGACGACCATGTCCAGCGAGCGCGCGTACAGATCGTTCATCCGGGCGACCAGCTCCTCCAGCGAGAACCGCTCGGAGAGCTTGGCCGGGCCGGTGATCGACGGATCTGCCCGGGTGGCGGTGGACGCCAGCGTGACGCTCCGGCCGCGCAGCAGCTCGGTCAGCGCCAGCAGGTCGTCACGGTTGGGGGAGCGCCGCCTGGCCCGGATCTCACGGGCCTCCTCGATCGCTGCGGCGTAGGCGTCGAAATACCCCCACAGCAGCGTGATGGACTGCTCGGTGATGGCCCAGCGCTCCTTGGTGACACCGGTCAGATCGGCGCCCTCCAGGAGCCGGCGGCCGGCATGGTCCTGCAGGGCGAGGAGCGAAGTCTCGATCGCTTCGTGCTCCGCACCGAGCCGGGCCAGCGCACGGTCCGCCTCGTCCCGGTCCAGGACCGGGCCGGGGGGCTTCCCCGCATAGCCGGGGAAGGGGCCCGCGACGCCCATCGATCACCTCTCTGCTCTCCCTGCCGGGCCGGGCCCGGCAGGATCAAGGACTAGTTGCTCCGGTACTTGGGCGCAGGCGGCGCCGATATCCCGGGCAGTCCGCTCGCCAGCCACTTCCGGTACGACACCATCCAGGGGCTGTCGGCGCCTCCCTTGCGGTAGTCGACCAGCACCTGATTGACCCGGGCCACCAGGTCGTTCGCGCCGCGCTTCGTGGCCACGCCGTAGTACTCGGTGGTGAACGGCTTGTCGCCCTTGAGGACGACGGCCGGGTCCTGGGCGGCCTGGCCCGCCGCCAGGGCGTTGTCGGTGACCACCGCGTCGACCTCACCCATCTGCAGCCGGACCAGGCAGTCCAGCTGGTTGGGGACGGTGAGCTGGTCCTCGTCCGCCTCGGTGCCGTCGTGCCGGTCCTTGAACCTGGCGCCGAACGACTGCTTCTCCAGTGCCTCGTACGCGGTGGAACCCTCGGCGGTGCAGACCCGCTTGCCGGCCAGGGACTTGTCGTACCCCGTGATCGGCGAGTTCTTCGGCGCGAGGACCTGCTGACCGGCCTGGAAGTAGGCCGTGGAGAACGAGACCTGTTTCAGCCGGCTGCAGTTGATCGTCATCGTCCGGACGACGACGTCGACCTTGTCGTTCTCCAGGGCGGCGATGCGCTGGTTGGTGGGGATGGCCCGGAAGATCACCTTGTCCGGGTCGCCCAGGATGTTCTTCGCGATGGCCCGCACCAGATCGATGTCGAACCCTTCGAGCTTCCCGGTCTCCGGGTTGCGGTAGCCCCAGCGGAAGCTGTTCTGGTCGACGCCGGCGATCAGCTTCCCGCGCTCCTTGATTTTCGCGATGCCCGGCCCGTCGGCGCTCGACGGCTGCAGGCTCGCCTCCGGGTCCGTGCAGTCGCCGGCGCTGGCCGGCACCGCCGTGGCCGTACCCGGCCCGGAGACACCGACGCCGAACGGCCCGGAGCCGCCGTGCGAGAGCGGCAGCAGGGTGAGCGACGCCGTCACCGCACAGGCCACGGCCATCCCCGTCACCCCGCCCCAGCCGCGCAGCCTGCCCCGGGTGGAACTCGTCCTGGTCATCGTTCCCCCTCTCACCGGTACTCCGACAGTCTGCGGTTGACCCCGACGATCGAGGCGACCGCGGCCAGCACGGCGAGAGCGGCCGCCCCGATCGGCAGCCCGCCCAGCGCCCCGCGCCCGTCCTCGGCGGCCCGGGTGAACTCGCCCTGCTCATGGGCGAGTGCCTTCTCCAGCGCCTCGTCCACCCGGTTGAAGGACTCCCCCGTGGAGTTCCTGGGCCCGATGATCTGCTTCAGGGCGCCCTCGTAGTCGCCGTTGTCGTCGGTCGTGCGGGCGGTCCGGTGGCGGCCCTGCCACTCGGAGACACCGCTGATGGCATCCGCCACCGGCCCGCTCCCCTGGGAGTCGTCGGCGAGCTTCCTGGCCGTCCCCAGCTCTTCGCGGAGGGCCTTCATGCCCGTGGTGTAGTCGGTCTCGTACTTGTCGTTCTTGCCGTCCGCGGTCAGCACGGCGCCGCGGGCGACGAGGGTGAGGTTCTCATTGGCGCGCGCCTTCAGTGAGTTGATCCGCGCGTGATTGAGCACATCGAGGGACTGCTGCCCGTGCACATTGGCGTCCTGCAGTTCGGACCGCGCGACCGTGTGCCCCACGCCCAGCCACAGCAGCAGCACCGTCGACGCGGCGGTCGCGGCGAGCAGCCCATGGTTGAGGACCCGGTTGGTCCTGCGGTAGTTGCGCCGCTGCGCCCAGAACAGCGCACCCAGCGCAACGACACCGAGACCCAGCGAGAGGAACGGCCACGCTCTCGCGGAGTCGTAGTCCTGGTCGAGCCGGCCGGTCTCCGCCGTGTACAGCCGCTCGGCGGCCGGCAGCAGCTCGGTGGACATCTTCTGGTTCGCGTACCGGAGATAGGCGCCGCCCAGAGGCAGCCCCTGCCGGTTGTTGGCGCGGGCCCGCTCGATCAGGCCGGTGTACCGGGGGAGTTCCTCGTTGAGCTTGGTGATCTCCTGGCCCGACGGCGACGACGCGTCCGTGGTGGACGCCGCCTTGACCAGCAGCCTGGACGCGTCCTTGATGTCCTTCTCGTACCGCTCATGGACGTCGCGCGGCTCCTGCGCCCCCGCGAGGAACCCGCCGGCCGCCGCCGTGTCGGCATCGGCCAGCGAACGGTAGATGTTCGCCGCCTCGGCGCTCAGCGGCTGGCTGCGGCTCACCACGTCGTCGGCGGCGGCCGACCGGCCGGAGATCTCGAAAGCCGTCACGGCCCCGAACGCTATGACGAGCACCGCCAGCGCGGCCCCGATGATCTGGAGCCTGCCCGGTTCGGTCGTCGCCGCAGTCCTCAGCCGCGCCGTCGACTCGGACCAGGCGCTGCGACGCGGCGCGGGTACCGGCACAGGTACGGGCGCGGCCGGCTGGGCCGACGCGTGCTCCGGCGCCGTGCGCACATTCGGCGGGTATGTCACGTGACCTCCCCCTCGGTCGCTGACGGTGGCCCGCCCCCCGGCCGATCGGGGGACTGGTGCCCGGCCAGAAGTATGGCCGCAGGGACTGGCATCCACACCAGGAACACCTGGATCCTGCACCGGACCACGGATGCACACGCATTCGATCAAGGACGGCGCCGTCGATCAAGACGATCGGCGGCGGAGTCCCCGAAGCGGACCGATCTCCCCATTCATGAACACGTTCGGGACAACTGATCGGTTCCCGTACGCAAGGGGCGTCCCGCAGCACGATGGCCACAGGACGCCCGTCCGCGATCCCGATGTTCCCGATGCGTCAGCCGTACTGCGCGCGGAGCCTGTTGTGCACCTTCGGCGCCGCCCCCGTGCGGTCCAGTCCCAGCAGCCCGGCGCCCAGCACCGGCGGCTCCGCCACCAACCGGATCACCGCCTTCGGTGCACGTACCGCGAGGAGTTCGGCGATCGCGTCGTCCAGCTGCGGGTGACGGGCCGCCAGCACGCTGCCGCCCAGCACCACCGGTGCCTCCTCGTCCAGCAGCCCGAGGCGGGTCAGCGCGACCGACGCCATCGCGACGACCTCCTCCGCGAGCCGGTGCACCAGAGCACGCGCCACCGGGTCCCCGGCCGCACCGGTCGCGAACAGCACCGGCGTCAACTCGTGCCGGCGCTCGAATTCGATGTGCCCCAGATGCACCGCCTCGATCAGCGCGTACATCGAGTCGAGCCCGAAGTGGGCGGGGAGCGTGCGGACCAGATCCGTCGGCTCACCGCGCCCGTCCTCGGCCCGCGAGGCGAACCACATGGCCTCCTCGGCGAGACCCGAACCGCCGCCCCAGTCACCGGAGATCCGGCCGATCGCGGGGAAGCGAGCGGTCCGCCCGTCCGGCACCATGCCGACACAGTTGATCCCCGCACCGCAGACGACGGCCACGCCCCGGGGCTCGTCGACGCCCGCGCGCAGGATCGCGAAGGTGTCATTGCGGACCTCGACCGTGCCGCCCCAGCCACGGGCCCGCAGTGCCTCGGTCAACTCCCGCTCCTCGACCGGGAGGTCGGCATTGGCGAGACAGGCAGACACATGGCCGACGGAGTCGACGGGGCAGCCGGTCCCACGCGCTTTCGCCAGTGCCTCGTCGAGCGTCGCGCCGAGGACGTCCACTGCCACCTCGACGGAGACGGCCTGCGGCTGGAAGCCGCCCCCGCGGGCCGTGCTCAGCACCGTTCCGTCCGGTCCGATCAGTGCCACATCGGTCTTGCTGTTCCCCGCGTCGATGGCGAGGACCGCAGCGTTCACGCCCACGCCAGGTGCTCCCGGTTGTGCGCGATCAGCTTGTCGGTGAGCGCCTCGGCGTACTCGAACTGGCCGATCAGCGGGTGGGCGAGCAGTGCCTTGAAGACCCGGTCCCGGCCCCCGCGCAGTGCCGCTTCCAGGGCGAGGTCCTCGTACGCCGTCACATGGGAGATCAGGCCGGTGTACAGCGGATCCAGCTCGGGAACGGCGAGCGGCGTCGCGCCCGTGCCGTCGACCCGGGCCTGCACCTCGATCACGGCGTCGTCCGGCAGGAACGGCAGCGTCCCCTTGTTGTACGTATTGACCACCTGCACCGCGGAGCCGCCCGAGCCCAGCAGCGAGGACGCCAGGTCCACGGCCGCCTCCGAGTAGAACGCGCCGCCGCGCCGGGCGAGCAGC harbors:
- a CDS encoding N-acetylglucosamine kinase — its product is MGVNAAVLAIDAGNSKTDVALIGPDGTVLSTARGGGFQPQAVSVEVAVDVLGATLDEALAKARGTGCPVDSVGHVSACLANADLPVEERELTEALRARGWGGTVEVRNDTFAILRAGVDEPRGVAVVCGAGINCVGMVPDGRTARFPAIGRISGDWGGGSGLAEEAMWFASRAEDGRGEPTDLVRTLPAHFGLDSMYALIEAVHLGHIEFERRHELTPVLFATGAAGDPVARALVHRLAEEVVAMASVALTRLGLLDEEAPVVLGGSVLAARHPQLDDAIAELLAVRAPKAVIRLVAEPPVLGAGLLGLDRTGAAPKVHNRLRAQYG
- a CDS encoding glutamate ABC transporter substrate-binding protein, giving the protein MTRTSSTRGRLRGWGGVTGMAVACAVTASLTLLPLSHGGSGPFGVGVSGPGTATAVPASAGDCTDPEASLQPSSADGPGIAKIKERGKLIAGVDQNSFRWGYRNPETGKLEGFDIDLVRAIAKNILGDPDKVIFRAIPTNQRIAALENDKVDVVVRTMTINCSRLKQVSFSTAYFQAGQQVLAPKNSPITGYDKSLAGKRVCTAEGSTAYEALEKQSFGARFKDRHDGTEADEDQLTVPNQLDCLVRLQMGEVDAVVTDNALAAGQAAQDPAVVLKGDKPFTTEYYGVATKRGANDLVARVNQVLVDYRKGGADSPWMVSYRKWLASGLPGISAPPAPKYRSN